One Streptomyces sp. NBC_01237 genomic region harbors:
- the galE gene encoding UDP-glucose 4-epimerase GalE, which yields MTWLITGGAGYIGAHVARAMASAGERVVALDDMSTGIAGRLPADIPLVRGSFADRALMDRVLTEHAVSGVVHLAARKQVGESVEKPLLYYRDNVAGLTVLLEAVVAAGVRRFLFSSSAAVYGVPDVGLITEETPCSPINPYGETKLTGEWLVRATGRAHGISTACLRYFNVAGAAEPELSDTGVSNVIPMFFDRLTRGEAPRIFGDGYPTPDGTGVRDYIHVADLAEAHLAVARHLDARSPGGPEGGDLTVNIGRGEGVSVRELTTLVAEVTGHRVEPVVEPPRPGDAARAVASAARMTEELGWTARHGVREMVESAWEGWCLRHPEARAQ from the coding sequence ATGACGTGGCTGATCACAGGCGGAGCGGGGTACATCGGGGCACATGTGGCGAGGGCCATGGCCTCGGCGGGGGAACGGGTCGTCGCCCTCGACGACATGTCGACGGGCATCGCGGGGCGGCTTCCCGCGGACATCCCGCTGGTGCGCGGCTCGTTCGCGGACCGGGCGCTGATGGACCGGGTGCTCACGGAGCACGCGGTGAGCGGTGTGGTGCATCTCGCCGCGCGGAAGCAGGTGGGTGAGTCCGTCGAGAAGCCGCTGCTGTACTACCGGGACAACGTCGCCGGGCTGACCGTCCTGCTGGAGGCCGTGGTCGCGGCGGGCGTGCGGCGCTTCCTCTTCTCCTCCTCGGCCGCGGTCTACGGCGTTCCGGATGTCGGCCTCATCACCGAGGAGACGCCGTGCTCCCCGATCAACCCGTACGGCGAGACCAAGCTCACCGGCGAGTGGCTGGTGCGGGCGACGGGCCGGGCGCACGGGATCTCGACCGCCTGTCTGCGGTACTTCAACGTGGCGGGGGCGGCCGAACCGGAGCTCTCGGACACCGGGGTCTCCAATGTCATCCCGATGTTCTTCGACCGGCTGACGCGCGGCGAGGCTCCGCGGATCTTCGGCGACGGCTATCCGACGCCGGACGGCACCGGCGTCCGTGACTACATCCATGTCGCCGATCTGGCCGAGGCGCATCTCGCCGTCGCGCGGCACCTGGACGCGCGGAGTCCGGGCGGGCCCGAGGGCGGCGATCTGACGGTGAACATCGGCCGGGGCGAGGGCGTCTCGGTGCGGGAGCTCACCACCCTGGTCGCGGAGGTCACCGGTCACCGGGTGGAGCCGGTGGTCGAACCGCCGCGGCCCGGCGACGCGGCGAGGGCCGTGGCCTCGGCCGCCCGGATGACCGAGGAGCTGGGGTGGACGGCGCGCCACGGAGTGCGCGAGATGGTCGAGTCGGCCTGGGAGGGCTGGTGCCTGCGCCACCCGGAGGCCCGCGCCCAGTAA